The sequence TATCAGCCAGTGGAGTTGTTCAGTAACTATGCTAAAAGGAAACTAagcttttttttgttcttgcatTCATGTTATGTCGGAGCATGATGAAACCATCAATGCAAAGTTCTTGCTAGCAGTGTATCTCCACTACCCATTGGTGGCATACTACGTGGGTCGTATTATTTAGTGATATAACACCATGCATGATCTCTCATGCTTGAAGTCAATCTACCTTTCAACAACCTGTATGATAGATAATAAGACTTTTTTGGGGGGTTTCATAAGAGCAGTACCATATAGTAACGTTTTTGATCTCATGTTTATTCTTTGCAGCCCATGCAGTTTAAATAGCTTCTATAATAGTTTGTTGAGTGGAACAGTAGGATTTTACTTATAGAacgtctttttcttttcttttttgtttgtctATTCAGATGGAAAGATCAATGCACAAGATGTTTTATACAACTTTATTTGGGTCTTAACAGATAAGTTGTCATGGTTATTTATTATTTAGGGCTTATAGATACCATTCGTCCCTTATTGCTATGTCATCACCTTTACAAGCACAAGATGTTGATGTAATGTGTTTTCTGTTGTTTTCTAATTGAACTGCTTATTCTGTAACATAAATTGGCATACTTTTCCTCTCCCTTTTCCATTTTCTATGTACACCCGAATTGGTCTCTGTGAAGCATTTACTTTCTTGTTCCAGGATGCACCTTAAAAGGACCGACACTGATGTGTTGGGTAACAATCTGATACTTGATTTATGGTGAAGATGGATTAGTTTATGTTCAGCAAACATGACCATCCTTGTTATATTGTAATGCAGTGTGACTACAAGGAGTCTTACAGTAGACATTCTTCTTCATCACATGAGTACTGAACTATGTCAAACTCAAAGATGTAAAGCATAGTTTTACCTCTCCAGGATAATAACCTTTTCCTCTATGttaattttttctatttcattGATTCAATTAAATCATCTGGATATAATCTGAAAAATTATGTGATGTAATTTTCTTTGTATATGCTAGTCATCAGGCAGTGTTTTCTGTTTTATTGTGGTAAATGTGTGTTACaccttttttttgcatgtatgtTTTCCTGATTTATTTTAGACAGTTGTACATGTTTTGTTATTTGTACagtttctctgtttttttttttgttgttgttgtttgggttgggttggggGCGGTTGCGAAGAGCGTTGTTCACCAGAGTAAATATATGCTTAGCAGTTCCCTTATTGCCTTATTGTGGACACAAGGAGAAACACGTGGCAAGTATGAATCTGCCAGTATACATTACTGGCATTGGCTTTGTGCTGAAGTATGCACAGTGTTTGTCCATTAAGAAGGCGAAAGTATGCCAAAGGGACACTGTGcacaaaatcagcaagctgaagaGAGATAAAGGATGTGCATAGTGTCCCGGTAAGGTAATGAACAAAATTCCAATCATCCCAAACATTTAAGTTCCTTCTTAGAATAGTAGAATTATTGGCATTTGGCAAATCTTGATAGAAGTTGGTTGCCAAAATAAAAGGAAcatgcacatattgctttctatgttaaagagtcatggatcctaaactattgaaaagaaatatcAAGATTGGGCACAAGGTGTCCTCATCTTGAAAAGAGTTTCTTTTCCTCACTGCATCTCATATGCTGCATGGAAGTCTCTGAAGAAAGAGATCATACTTCATCACACTGGTTTATGCTTCAAATGTATTGATATTCAGAATAATTTCCTTTTCTTAACAGGTTGCAAGGATTCACATGTATCCTGGTTGTTGATGTATTGGTATGATCACCATGAAGTGAATTGTCAGCATAGGCATGAGTAGAGTCCAAAtgacttttctttttaatatttgatGCCCAAGGTAGACATGTCACTATTTGGAAATACTTGGAGTTAATTTAccccagaaaaaaaagaaaatacttgGAGTTAACAGTGGATTGGAATGGTTGGCGGCCCATGGGTTAGAATTTGTGTGGTTTCACTGAAGCCCCCCTTTGGCATATCTTAAAAGCTAagcttataaaatatttttccttTAGAGATGCTATAGACAAACAGTAATTCTGGAATTTTGttatttagatttaatcagctttttctaaaaaattggCCACTGAACCATAGGATATTATCTTACAATTACTTTTCATGTGGTATGCTGGTCCACAGGGAAAGCAACGAGAACCAAAGGTGTTGAATATCACTTCATGGAGGGGTTAGAGGCAACATCGCCTCAGTATTGGACCGCATATATCAGGCGATGTGGAGCAGATTAGACATGAATCTGTGGTCGTCTTTTGAGATGCGATGTAAAGTAGAATATGCttctgtttgttttttctttttgtctggTTTCTTTGTTCAAAaggtatcatttttttaaaaaaaattgttctgGAGAATATTTGGGCTAGTATGTCTATGGATATGGTTAGCACTTAAGCACTGCTCGGTAATAACTGCCTAAGACTACTATTATCATTATTGCAAAGTTGTGCACTTACTGAAACCctatttttttccttcatttttGCATAATGTACATCTCCGGCATCTGAAACCTTATTTAAGAAGCAGCCCCCTGCTGCATGATATCAAGGGGCAGACAGACTGCATCAAGGTTCTAAGAGAAAAATGAAGACCATGAGAGGGCAGGTTCTCCTCCATATTCCAGCAAAGAAGGCATGGGAAATTTTTAGAAATAACGGGATCCTAAGCAAGTTAAATCCAAACATGCTTGCTAGTGCTGAATACCTTCAAGGAGATGGCAGCCCTGGGAGCTTAAGGCTCTTTAAATTGGGACCTGGTAAATCCTGAATCCCCCATTTATATTCTCATCTAATTTCTTATGGATGACCAGCTGCACTTGCTTCGTGCCATCTTTACAATGTTGTCATCTTTGTTGTAAATTACGGCATGAGTGCCTGCATGAATTTGTCTTGAACTGATATTAATTTCTATTACTTGAGATTGTTTATCTAAAGGTGGTCCTGCGAGTAATACTCCGTACAGAACACTGTGCTAGCAGCCCAGACTGGTGGCTAACTAGGTTCTGGTTCTTTAGCAGGTCCATAGATAGAAATCAGTCTTTTGTGAATAAAAATTTCACTCAAAAAGAGGATAGGACCCTCAGTTCTCTAAGacgaaaaaggaagagaagtgTATTGAAACAGTAAAAATCTGATCAAATTTGGGTAATAGAATGGCAATGTGCGCAAGGCTTTCACTTTAGCTGAATGTGGGAGTTGCTATTCCAGCAGTTGCTAAAAGTATTGCCGAGGTGGTCTTTTTTAGCATTATGATTAAACACTGGAAAGATCAAAATAGAGTGGGAGAAAGGTACGCGTATGCATGTATAAAGAAATGCGAACAAATACTTGGCATCTTGGTCCGTATTTCTAATCAAATTGGAAGGAACTTCCCCATAAGGCCAGTCACCCAGAGCATAACCTGTGGCGCATGTAAAGGAAGAGTGGTGGAAGGATAACCttaatgtttttttcttttttaccatTGAAGCATAAAGAGAGATTCAAGCTCAATTACTTCACCCGATTATTTTATAAAGTTTTCAATAATCTTTCCAAATTGAAGGTTGGACTTTATAAAGGATCTGATTTCTTATTGGATTGAATTCGGATGCAGCTATGTTCGAACTGAAAACTTGATAACATGAATGTCATACGTATGGTATATGTAAATATAGGAATGTAAAGAGATTCGACCATATAACTTCGTTTAATttgttatttcattgtttaggtTTACGCTTTTTCTTCACACTTGCTCTGCTTAACTTCTGCCTGCCTTCACTTCATACTTAGAATTTCACtatatttcaatcaaattaaccataagtaaaatattaATCTCTTTCTAaattaattgattattttttcaaaatcaataattCACTTTCCATATCATGCCCATTTCCCACCACAAATCGTAGATTTATTATATATGGGCAATTATTGTGAGaagagttttttaaaaaaattctggaAATTGTTAATCCTTGACTAGTTGGTCCACTAAGATCATATGTTGAATTCAACGTCAAATCTGATTAGTAATTGAGTTTGGATGCAAGTTCAGAGCTTGCTTACTTTGATGCATCTTGACATGAATCCCAAATCAACCTTCGGTTTTGTCAAGTCCAGATAAGGCTACAACACCACCAGTCCTAAGTTGAACCCATCTCTACTTGCACCCTGTGTCCCAAGAAGTTCCTCCAATCCCACTGACTTGGACAATTTCATAATCCCGTGCGTTTAGTGTATTGGTTGGAATTGAGTTGCATTAATCCTCATGCCATTTAGCAAGAGAACTATCCATGCCCCTGTGCGCATAACTGAAGCCTGCAACATCTCTCCTTTTTATGATATGGCTTGTTATAAGTTGGTAAGCTCTAGCCAAAGATTTTAAACCAGAGATCTCATCCATGGGTGATTGATACTAGGAGGAGTTGACATCGTCCTTTATCTCAGACTCTCAGCTAACAGATGGAACTATGGAAGGTTGTGTAAATTTGGAAGGCACCAAAATATTTCAGGATCCGAGCTTGTATACAAGAAACAAGTTATCAATATCTTGATTGGTACTATAAAATCCGAGATTAGCTACCGTTTTATGGCATTAGTTTTCATatgtaataataaattttttaatttaagatGGTATAAGATTAATTGGAAAATCTCagcagatttactgatattgtgtCAGCTGATATTTCGGAGTTACCTGTTCACACCAGCTGGGATAGTAAGAGTGAAGAATTTAAATATATCAATCATATTGCTGACTCCTGGATATCGATACAAAACCAATAACCTGCCCCAAACAAGATCTACACTTATTAGAGTTATGCCAGTTTCTGTAAATCATATTGCAATATTAGATTTTTAAGGGAAACAACAAGTTCAAGTCATAATGAGATTGCTTGATGGATGCAGCACTGCATGGTTACGTAAAGGAATCTAAACAGAAGATAGAGAAGGTGGAGTCAGGCAAGTCAGTAGCATATCAGGTTGTTGGGGGTGAGCTGACGGGCATGTATGATCCCTACCATGTCTCCTTCACGTTCCTTCCTGCTCCTGGGAGGGAGGATGAGCAGTGCATTGCAGAATGGAAGGCCAAGTTTAAACCGCTTTCTCCGGCCACACCACCACCTGAGAAGGCCAAAGATGCTGCTCTTGAATTTCTAAAATCATTCGAAAGAACTGAGCTTCTAAGTGCGTAGACGGTGAATTCCTAAATCAAAACTTTAGAAAGCTTCCATATAGCACTACAACAGAATGAAGCCAACGTCTCTGAACAAGGTGTGGTGTAAGTAGCTTAACATATGTTTTTAAGTCTTGAAGTGTGCGTGTTGCATAAGCATTGTATAACTTTTGGTAGTTTGAGGATGTATTATTGTCAGAAGCGTCTCAGAAGGGTATGCTATGAGTAATGCATGGCGGTTGAATTATATTTAGGCTTGTGCAATTAATGGGTTGGCTGTTGAAtgccctttcttttctttggtgatcTTCCATGCCTTCAAAGCATGTAATAGTCACAGATTGCACCACCAAACTCTCTCAACCATCAGAGTGCAATGCAAGACTGCTTCACAACCCTTAGGATTGCTCTACAATAATATTAAGCAACTTTTATTTTTGGTCTCTACCACCTGTAAatgtacatgcatgcatacaaaCTTTGCATATTCCTAAACCTGAAGTGTTGGTCTCCATCTGTTGCTCCAACATTTCTAGCAGCAAACATGGCATCCTGCAAAAATGTTTGTTGCAGCATTTCATTATTGCTTTTTGTGTCTTGTTACAAGTCTTCAAGCAACCATAACATTCCTCATCTATAGTACAAAGCAATTTTCATACATATCTGGTCCCACTACCTGTAAAATACATGCACAATCCATATTTGGGTGTATTCCTGAACCTGAAATTTAAGTTCTGCATGAATGATCTCAAAACCTCTGTGGAACAATTATTCAGTGAATAAAGCAAAATGATGCATGTTGCCCCAAATTTCTTACGGCAAAGAAGGTATCCTGCAAGAATGTTTCTTACATCATCTTGCTATTGCTTCCAGGCTGGTTACTGCAAACAGAGCTAAGTTAGTAAAAACCTACCTGCGCCCGGCATGCTGATTATCATACCCAAAGGACCATTAAAGAGAAATATCTTTCAATAAACGAACATACTTCCTgaccaaaaaacaaaacaaacattAGAGAACTTATGGGTTATGGAATGCAAACCAGCCAGCTTTCTCATGTATTACATCACCATAAACACATTGCATCATTCATTGCATTTTAGCGTATGCTCCCCACACAGACTGCTTATTACTGCCAACAGTTGGGAAGAAGTGCAAAGAGGAGAAACATACTACCATGCTGCTGATTAGAAGTATAATTGAAGATTACTATATCTATTAAAAAAATGTCAAACAAGCAGTATCATCCTGGAGCCGAAGAAACACTTGGTGTTATTCTAATGAGTCAAAGCTTTCATGCAGTATGCTCTGTTAATAATAAAACTGAAAATTATTAAAAGAATCATAAAGCAATAACAACAACATCGATTGAAAAGATAGAAGATCATAACGGTAAGTTACAAAATAAAAAGGAATTATATGATAATGAACATCCCAAAATTCATTGTTATGACTAATTAATATAAAAGCTCAAATATAAACCAAATTACAAGACATCGGGAAAAGAAACAAGGATACCCAAGATTGTCATTTACTGCTTAGAAGAATTAGGCTTGAAGAACCCCTAGACTAAGACATTTCATGTCCATTACTATCTCCCAGCGTTGGAAAGAAATTAACTGTAGTATATTCAGCAGAATCACAACATCGACTAACATATGAGTACAAGTATTACCACAAACTTATTTGGCACAGGTGATACCCTGATTAAGCTTAACAAACGAAACACTCCATGAAGGGGATGGTAGAATGGAAGAAAACTCATGACACAATCTGCATGTGGAAGGTAGAGCAAAGTTCATGTATGATATAATTTATGCCAGAGctgcctatgaatttcttttaGTTGCCAAAATTTAGAACTCATTCTTAAAGCATGAATTAATAACATGAATATACAATGCAAATTTACATTGACAGTGCTTGGATATTGGGATACATCTTCAAATATATTCTGCCTCAtacaaaacaaactgaaaagcaTAATGCATGGTTTCTTGGAACTTGGAAGAGATTTGCATTCTGTTTAAGATACAGGTACAGCCATGAAATGGGAACTAAATGGTAGCTATTTATGTAATCAACAGGTACACCTATACCAATATAGATGGATGTCAACTAGTGAGCCATCTTAACCTTGAGTAACAAGCCTCACCCCAGAAATACAAGGTCACATATGCAAAAGATATAATTTCTTGAAGCTTGAGAACATTTTGTAACCTTCTCTCAACTGAATATAGACCCTTTGATCAGTGGAACCAAAATTTTAGCAACACCTGTTGGCAAGAGATGGGCCCAAACATGACCTCAAAGAGCAATCATCAGCAGGGAGGTCTAACTTACTAGGATATGCAATTCAATCTCATGCAAGCAAAAGCAACTCAGCAGGATTTCCCCAGACTTGAAAATAGTCCAAGAAGGAAGTGGAAACAACTGATGTAAGGAACTGCATGCTTTTCTGAAGCATCAATAATAAGCCAAAAGGCTCAAGTTGGAAGATAATCTCAAAAAGTATGAGATATATATGAATATTAtggtagaaataaaaaaataaatattatgatGTATGACAATGATCCATGATAACCAATTCTGCTTCAAGAGAACAATGCTGTCGTGAAGACTAGTTTCTTGCAAAGGTGGTTGACAGAAAGGATAATAAGCAAGAATAAATTTAGATGTGGTTTTTTCTAACTTCAAGGAAGTAATCAGGGTATTGCCTCTGAAAGGCCGTTGATTCATTTTTCaagcaaaaaaaacaaaaaagactcCTTAATTCTATTTGCTACTTGTAAAGATTTCTAGTATGGAATTCAAGACCACAAAAAGGGTCCACAACcgaaaagaacatttttgttattataaaaaaataaactaataCAAATAAGTGGTATTAGTGCCCTATCTTTAGCTTAGACAACATACCATGGTAAATCAACTAGAGAGTTGCTATTTAGGTATTGTTTGATCATCACATCTTTTCTACTATATAACCCCAACTCCTCTAACATCACCATGTGTAAGGCATATTTGACTGTCTATGTTTCCCTACCCCGCACTTTCCCATCCTGCATGCTACTCATGTTTCTCATTCCACATTGATTAGAGTTTCTGGCTGTTAACTATGAGGTGAAAGGTTTGAATCCCTGCTCTAgcatatatgatttatttatatatttacataaattttactatttaaaaattaaaaatacacATGCGTGGCAT is a genomic window of Phoenix dactylifera cultivar Barhee BC4 chromosome 4, palm_55x_up_171113_PBpolish2nd_filt_p, whole genome shotgun sequence containing:
- the LOC103715585 gene encoding major strawberry allergen Fra a 1-E-like; its protein translation is MKTMRGQVLLHIPAKKAWEIFRNNGILSKLNPNMLASAEYLQGDGSPGSLRLFKLGPALHGYVKESKQKIEKVESGKSVAYQVVGGELTGMYDPYHVSFTFLPAPGREDEQCIAEWKAKFKPLSPATPPPEKAKDAALEFLKSFERTELLSA